The Apodemus sylvaticus chromosome 18, mApoSyl1.1, whole genome shotgun sequence genome includes the window GTCCTGGATGCCAGTCGTGTTAGCTTTTCCTGGGGTGAAGGGAACTAGTATATTTCAACTCAGACAGCTCAAAGGATTGATCTCATCCAAGTCTTGCTTGAATTTGATAGGAGTTGTATGCAAAGCACAGGTAATGTGACTACACCACCAAAGAAAATAAGTCGCCATTCCAGCTGCAATATTAACCACTGGAAGACACTTGGAGAGCAGCAGGAATCTGCAGGCTTACAGAGGTGTCCACAGAGGCTTCAGTGTGCCCTCATGAGTGTGCCATCCACCCCTACCTCCAAGCAAAAGTAAGGGGTAACTCCAACTGGGTTGATTTAAACATAGCCATGACCAAGTCCTGCCTTGAGGACACTTTCACAGTATTGCATGTGAGGTTTTTTATATTCACAaattaaattatacaaaatatgttatgtgctttaaaaaattacaaatttagacctgaagagatggctcagtggttaagagcattgaccatccttccagaggtcctaagttcaattcccagcaaccacatggtggctcacaaccatctgtactaggatctgatgtcctcttctggtgtgtctgaagtcagcgtATAGTGTACTTATAgatgtgtaaaaataaataataaatttaaattttaaattttatttacatgtatttgtgtccatgagcatgtgtgtgagtggtaTGGGTCCCTTCAGAGGCCAAAGGTTATCTTCTCTGTTCTCCACATTCACAACATGGAATGGACACGCCCGCATACCACACACATTTGCTGTTGAGGTCAACTTGGTCAGGAGAGACTACATCAAACAATCAAAagccaagttggggaggaaaaatCCAAGCATGATGGCTCATCTAATCTCAGGacttgggaatcagaggcaggaggatcaccacctactccaggccagcctggcctacagagcaaatCCAGGCTTGCTGGAGCTGAGACCTGGTCTGAGGGAAAAGTGTCCGCATGCTTGCCTTTATTTAATGTTTCTGAATCACAAGAACATTGTTAGAGCTTAAAAGCAAAGCTTTGGGGCCAGCGAGCTGCCCCCTAGAGGaggcaaagggaggagagaaaagtCATCCCACAAAAGCTAGCGTGGAGATCAGAGCCGGGGCTGGCAAGCAGATGACTGATATGGGAAGCGAGGTTCTATAGAGAGCATAAGGAAGCCCAAAACGTTCCAAAGGTGGCAGAGGTTGTGGGGTGGCTGTGGAGACACaatggaatgggggggggggcttggggATCAATGgcaagagacacagacacacatgtgcatgcaacgCAGACTGTTGAGGAATGTATGCTTACAATAGAGGAGTAAGAAATAGAAGGTATACTTTTCTGAATATTGGGCAGCCTTGCAGCCTTGTAAGCTTTGCCTGTGTGTAGTAtgtttttaatgaagaaaagtTGAAGTTTAATAAAGATATCTTAAGGGACTataaagatagctcagtggaggAGTCAATGCAAGTGACCTTagctaaaatgcccaacagtggggatatggaacctgaagagaccacctccagtagccagacagggttccagtggagggatgggaacaccaacccacctacaaacTTTCAATGCAaaattggtcctgtctaaaacaaatgcagggacaaagatggaacagagactaaaggactAGCCAACCAGTGGCCAGCCTGAGaccccatcccatgggcaggcaccaatccctgacactattagtgatgttatgttgtgcttgcagacaggagccaggcatggcggtcctctgagaggctctaccagcatctgactgagacagatgctggtacccatagccaaacatcgAATGGAGGTCAGGGAACCCTAGGGCAGAGTTAGGAGAAGGGTTGAAGGTCCTGAAGGGGAtggcgaccccataggaagaccaacagtgccaagtaacctggacccctgggagttcccagagactgagccacccaTCAAAGAACATATGCAGGCTGGTCtgaacctcccctcccccagtgcatatgtaacagagggctgccttgtctggcgtcaactggagaggatgtgcttaatcctgcagacttgatgctccagggtaaggggatgggggggtgggcaTACTCTCTGAGgcgaaagagaggaggaaggggaggaagtaTATGAGGAGGTGACCGGGAGAAGGGGCAGTAGTTGGAGCATTAATTATAAAGGagggagatggttctgtggtttaagagtgtttgctgctctttcaaaggggTTCCAGTCTGGTGTCTCACAATCACCTATATttacagctccagaggatctaacaCATGCTTTCTGAGCTCTGCACACCCATGCCAGACTCCTGCATGTGTGTACCCTggtgagcatgcatgcacacaaaaatgCAGAAGGCTTAAATCACTCAGAAGTACTAATCCACACAGGAAAGCCTCAGTTGACCTTCCGGTGAAGCCAGACAGCCTAAGACACGCCACGTGTGGTTACCGAGTTCCTAAAGTGAGAGGTCCCTGTATAAACTCGTTTTCAGACAGGAtcttctatgtagcccaggctaggctgGAACTTGCagcaattcccctgcctctgtcttctgcatgAAGGGATTAGGTGTGGGGTACCAGGTCCAACCTATCTGCTTCTTCCAAATCCAGTTCTCAGTTTCACTTATGAAGTAAATGTGGagggaaaacaaaaatctgacATGTTTATCactttgtaaaattttatttttagtttttgagacagggtctcactgtgtctctGGCTAGCCAGGAACTCtctctataggccaggctggcctctgacacagagatccacctgcctctgcctccctggtactgggatcaaaggtgtgcgccaccacacccggcatgTTGGTCTTTTTTAAAGTTCGTTTCTCCTACCAAAGTCTTACATAGATACAGAAACATGAAGGATTCATTTGAGTACAGCTAATTTATTATGGAAGGCCAGCACCAGAATTCAAAAGGAATAGGAACAGGAATTACCAGCACTTTCTCCCATACTTCAGTCACCAACTGCAGGATCAAAAAATGTGTCCCAGCAACTGCAGATGAACTTTGGTTtttagttagttggttggttggttggtttgagggagagggaagggctttctttcgtttttttttttttttttgagccccGGTCTCTCGTGGCCTGGAACTGGCTGTCTGTCTGAGGAGAGTCTTCAACATTGGATCTACCTCCATGAGTGCTGGGAGCACAGGCTTTTATTTTActgtatgtattatattttataggaTGTTGCTATAGAGCCCAGACTGTTCTGTAACCCACAAACCTCCTACCTCAGCTTTGGAAGCATTGGGATTAAGGCTGGCACCTCTGCACGGGCTGAGGGATAGGATggttaagagatggctcagttgttaaagagCTTACCTTTAAGAACCAGAACTTAATCCCGAAACACACATGAAGATCCTAGGTATTGTAGCATGCATCTGTCTTCCCACCGCTGGGAAACAGGAAATGGCATACCTGGGACTCATTAGCTAGCTGCTCTAGTCTAACTGTGCAGCTCCAGGCCAACACGAGACCAGCCAAGGGCCTGTTGGCTTCACAGAGGTTATGAAATGAGTTAGTTGTCCGATGTTtttactgcctttttttttttttcaagataggatcaTCTGAAGTATAGTGAAGCTAGAGACCtcacttttctcatttttaaattgctggtgtgcatgtatgatatgtgtgtgttcttgtgcgTGAGGATGGAAATGACATGCTACAGGGCATGTGTTCAGGGTAGAGGAGAGCCTTGGGTATTGGTCCTCACTTTCTTCCTCGTGTGAGGTAGGGTCTGTTGTTAGGCATAGcgacctgagtgctgggatgccaCCTAGTCTAACAAAATGCAACCTTGTGTTTGATTTCCCAACCTAGTACTGAGGATTGGACCTAGGGCAATAGGCAGTCATGCGTTCTACCCGTGACTATACCCTAGCTCCTAATGGCTGTTTTAACCCATCTTCTCAGTCACTAATCCTTCACAGAGTGTGTGCGGTCTCCTATCTTAACATACAGTGGTTATTTCAGTGATTGAGATCTTCATTCACACAGGTCAAGCCAGTTCATCTTCACTTTGTCTCCTAATTGGGGCAGCTCTTCTTTAAGTTACTATCCGTTCAGTGCCTCTTCCCCAATATTCCATTTTCTGACATGCATTTTTTATTGTGCATGGCATGAAGGGACATGCctgcgcttgtgtgtgtgtgcaggcggCGGTGTGTCTAGAGGACAACCTTAACTGTCATCCCAGGGTCTCATATTGGCCAGACAGCCTTACTCTTGGTACCTAAGTCTCTGGGGTGCTAGGATGGGGCAGCCATGTATCATACTCGTGGCAAGCATCACGTTCTTAGAGTTACTAAAAATGATAGTTAAAAACAGTCTGGTTTTCAGTGGCTACATTGCAGGGTCTTGTGGGAGGGtggattttgtttgcttgcttgcttaattACTAGCTTAAATGTGCTGGCTAACTTAGCCTAGAACCAAGTAAAGATCTGTGTCTGGTGCGGGGTGGTTAAGATTTCAAGAGATTCAGAATCTGTTCCTGTATAGAAATAAGGCCAAAGGGTGCTGGTAAAAGAATTTCTGAAAGTGTAGAGAAGAGACCTGTCACTCATATTATAGAAGAAGAGCTCACCTAAGTCATAATCCAAAAATATGCCGACCTTGCTGGGCTGCACTACTGGTAGAAGCTCAGTTCTTGTAGGCCCATAGGTGACGTAGCTATTCTCAGTGGACCTCCCAATTGCCCAGAAGCCTGAGGGCTGACTGCTCCAGTCCCCAGCAAAGTGGGCTTGACACACACCCAGTGTCCATCTGGGCTTGTCTCCCACTTTGACTTCCCAGTACCATCGACCAGAATGGAATCCTTTACATCCCAGGAGAGCAGGCCAGAAGTGAAATTTCCCAGGGCTAGCACACACACATTGCTTTGCTGCTTTATAAAACACAGATCTTCTATCCTCAGAAATAACAAGCTGAGGGTGTGCGGTGCCAATATCAAAAGTCACATCTGTTTGAAATTGCTCGATGATTCTGTCCAAGCCAGAATACTGTGGCGGAAGACTAAGGCCATATTGCTTTGTCCTGAATGACCACGGTTTGGGGTATCTGAGGTTTTGCAATCTGTCGTAGGCTCTCGGAGTACTTGTCAGGAGTGTGACATCTGACCCTTCATGTATGGCTTCCACTTCCTTCACCAGATCTTTTGCTGTGGAAACATAGTCTGACAGGGTCTCAAGATATCCATTCAGTTCTGATAAAGCCATCAGCTCCTCGATGTATGTCTCATTTAGACGTGTCTCCTGCTCATTCTGCAGGAACAGTTTGATTTGCCCAAATTCGTaacttatctctttttttttatattcattctcTTCTTTCAGTTCAAGAACTCTCCTGTGCTGCAGAGCTAGCTTTTTTTCAACTTGTTTCACTTTGCACTTAAAAGTTATAATGGCACTCTCGAGGATTTTCCTGTGATAAGAGCCGGCCTTTTTAATGGGACAGGTGTAATGGCCCTGGTGTTCAACAGAGAGGCTACACTGGGTACATAAGACATCTTGATCCTTCACACAGAACAAGATCTGAGGCTGATCATGCTTCTGACACACTGagtgttcttcctgcctcttcctcttgctccGCTTCTTCTGCAGGAGCCTAATGATTTCAGTCATGTTACGGAACTGGTAGTTCCTGCTGAAACTTTTCTGTGGAAAGCAAGTATGACAGACAGGGCAAAAGATGATGCCTTTTAGATCATTCCAGAACAAATTGAGGCAGGCATAACAGAAGTTGTGCCCACACCTCGTGGTCACTGGGTCTTCCATGAAATCCAAGCAAATGTGACAGGTACACTTGTCCTGCAAGGTTTTTAGGGCTGTGAAGTCCATTGGCCTGAGAGGAAAGTAAATGGAGAAGGTTCTTGGCAGGGCCTGCTTCCCAGGAGCACAAGACACTGTGAGCCGTTGTGTCCTTCCAAGTCCTTATAGGTGTCACCGGCCTGGTACTCTGATGGTATTTACTGACATCCAACCCAAGTACCTCAGCTTAGCTCAGACAGTGAGCAGAATTCACAGCTTGTCACGCAAGTTAGCTTGGTTTAGAAAGCAGACGTGTAAAGGACCCAGGATTTCTGTGGAtgagaaaataattcttttttcaatttttcttaatttttaattatgtgtgtgtgcctacatgtAGGGAAGCAAACATTAGTGCAGGGGCCTAGGGAAGGCAGATGGGTCAGAtccccctggagttggagtttcaAGTCGTTGTGAGTTCAACAAAGCATGCAGAGATAGaggagggctggcaagatggcggGCGCGATGGTCAAGGTGCTTGAGGCCAGCCATGGTGACCTGAGTTCTTCCCCCAGAACAACATgatggaaagaaggaacaaaCCTCTTAAGTTGTTCTCTGGCAGCCACATGTGGGCtctgagttcacacacacacacacacaaaaaccaaaacactacTTCAAGATAAggtaaaaggaggaagaggaaactaACTCCATAAAGTTATCCTCTCAACTCCAAATGCACAACACCCAACacatcacacatgtacataacaaacaaatgtacatacacacgcatgtgtataaacaaacagtataaattaaaaaagaactaaGTGACTGTCTTAGAGAAAACTACACCCATGCCTTTGGTCTCTTTACTCTCTTCCTAAATTTGTCTTTCCTTCTTGTCACATAAAAAGaagtctatttaaaaaaatcGAGACCATGGTTGCAGCTAAGTTAGTGTTTACTTAGCATGCACCAAGCTCTGGATTTGATCCTGTGTAGAATACACTGGgtaaacacctgtaatcccagcacttgggaggctaagacaagtaagagccagcctgggctacactgagagaATTTGTctccaagcaaaacaaaatacaacacagtAAATCACCAACCAATCCAAATCCTTCCAAAGTTTATGGTCAGCTTAGACTACAtagggaatttgaggccagcttgagatACATGACACATTctctaaagacagacagacagacagacagacaagtggaAGTACTAGCTGGCATAGATGACACTGACTGAAATACTGGATTCATTGCCCCTTTGTGTACTCACATATTACTGTACAGCCTTCAAAACTAATActgagccaggtggtggcagtggtggccgACACCTTTAAGccctgtacttgggaggcagaggcagccagatgcctgtgagtttgaggccagcctgttctacagagcaagttccaggacaagcagggCTGTTATAacaagaatccctgtctcaaaaaaccaaaagaaaaaaagaaaaccaacacaaaacaaccaccaccaacaaatcTTAACATTGAAATGCTTCACACAATAGTGTCGTAATTCCATTAGTTGGAGTTTCCAAAATCCTAAATACATCTTAAGAGGATTTCACATGGAAAGTAACATTTTATACTATCTATGATGACATAAACAGATACAACTAGAGAGTGGGCTCTAATAAGAGTGTTCTATTCTACCTATAGGCTTTCTCACCTATAGTTTTAGCACTTGAAACACTGAAACAGGAAGATTGTGGTAAGCACGATATTATCTTGAAACCGTTATGAGTCGCAGGATAAccctatatgtatatgtattgaaAACTTATGAGTCGCAAGATAAccctatatgtatatgtgtttatgtgtatataaacatgtgttatgtgtatatgtgtatataaacatgtgttatgtgtatatgtgtgtgtgtacatatatatgtaaatatatactaCCACCACAATGTCTGCATGGTATTGATGAACTGAATGTCTGTGGGCTTGAGTCTCTATTCAGGAAGTTGGGTGCATTAAACGAGACCAATGATCAGCAAGTTGGCTTTAAAATAGACTTGTagggggggttggagagatggctcagtgggtaagagcactgactgctcttccaaaggttatgagttcaaatcccagcacccacatggtggctcacaaccatccttaaaatAGACTTGTAGGGGAAGTGTGGAGCACACAGGCTGAAGTACAAGGTGGGGGAAGGGTATGTGGAACACACTTgggatctcagcactggggaaggaaactgaggcaggatccCTGCCATGTCTGAAGGGATCCTGAGACCAGAgatatattttaagttttgaaatgATATTTATTCGTTTGCTAACCTGTATGGGGAGGGGCCTGCCCGTGCCACGGTCCCCTTGTGGATGCCAGATAACAATTCCTGAGAGTTGGCTCTTTCTTTCCTCCAGGGGATCCTGGAGGAATCCCCAGACCTCAAGATGCTGGGTAGGAGGATGCAGTCTGAGGACACCAAGCCCATCATCCTTTATCCTCCTTTCTACAAATATTCAGTTCCCTGACTTGCCCTGACCCCCTTTATGCCCTTAAGTCTTTTAGTCACTGGACAAATGCAGGTCCCGTTCAGTGCCAGTAGATTCTTTGTCCCTGTCAATAGTATGTTATGATCTGATCTGTCGTACTCATTTTACCCAGAGCCCTGCTTTCTTTTTCACacgcccccactcccacccattCCACAGGTTACAGTTTTTCCAAACCCCTTGCAGATTTCAACCTTGAGATAGCTTCTCACAGCTCTGAACTAAGGCGATATCATCCGGCACCCGCAGGAGCACACCACTCACACCCTTCTGACTTTACAGGTCGTTAAGAATGCCAGAGTGGAAATTCTTTTTATAGCCCAGCGTTTTCAACAGCATCCCTTCAGTCCCAGCGCCCTAACAGGCAGAAATGGGAAGCTTcccgtgagttccaggccagccaggatacTAAGCAGAACacagtctcagaaacaaaaccagCTAACCAACAGGAAAGGATGCATTAAATTGGATAGGCTGGGCCAGCGAGATGGTCCAGGAAGTAAGGGTGCTTGCAGCCACACGATACACAGGAccacctgaattcaatccccaagACCCAGTTAAAAGCTGTAAGGAGAAACTCTATAGTTATCTTTTGACCCTCCACAAGGACCAGGATACACACCCGCGTCCCCACACATCTCACATGGATACAGTAATAAAGTAATTTGGTTAGGTTCTGTACAAGCTAGTCTTGAATTCATTATGAATAATTAGGACAGGCTTTAAACTTTGGCTCTTCCTGCCTGAGCCTCTGGGGTAGCTGGAATCTGACCTGCTGGCCTGCGTACAGAGCCACAAGTGATCGtgtcttaattaattaatttatatttaattttgagaGGTCTCACgatgtagacccggctggcctccaactcccagagatccacctgcctcggcctcccaagtggtgggattaaaggcgtgcaccaccatgcccaatttgattcccatttttttcttccttttaaaagccTCTCCAGAGTCTAAGGAGACCAGAGAGCACACAATCTGCACCCCGATGGTTTCTGCGCTAAATTATGCTCCCATCAGCCCTTTCTatgcccaccaccaccacattttACCTGTAGGAGGCACGCAGGCAGCCCTACAGAACAGCTGAGTCCAGCACAGAGCAAGCACACAGACCCCTCTGCTGCAAACTGAATATCTGGAAGTGGGCGGGGGAAAGGATCTGCGCATGCCCAATGGGCCTGGTCAAAGACCAGCAGCTGCTTTGGCGATGAAGAGGTCCTTATTCGCATTAACAATGCCAACTCGCACAAATACGATAACAACGTTTTAAAAAAGTTAGGCTagactagcttttttttttttttttttttttttttttttttttttttttttgagacagggtttctctgtatagccctggctgtcctggagctcactctgtagaccaggctggccttgaactcagaaatccacctgcctctgcctcccagagtgctgggattacaggcgtgtgccaccacctagCCTTGAAATAAGCCTGTAGCTCAGGCACCTGCATGGTGAcctacaaccatctataactccagtccaggGGATTCAATAAGTTTCTCTGACCTCCAAGTGCACACTACACATGGCCTTGAAGATATAAAGCTCTGGTTTTAAACCCTAGAAGGAAAATAACAAAGCTAACAACCCCTTCAAAAACAGACATCCCTTATGCAAATATGATCATTACACGTTGACATTGAAATGTCATATTGCATGCTATAAATTATAGTATGTAATTTCTGCATGTTAATTAACAATAAAACACGtagggcctggagaaatggcccagcGGCTAAGTGTActtgctcctcttccagaggaaccagaAAGCAATTTTCTCACACTCATGACATGTAGTTCCCAAATATCTCTAACTCAGTTTCCTAGGACCCCGACATCCTCTTTTGACCTCCTATAGCATCTGTATGCACTCATATggacacacataaatacaacaaaatctaaataaataaagcatcgaTTCAGAAAAAATAATCAAGCCGGTAGCAGCTGGGTCTGCAGCTGCAGAGGATATGGGCTGAGCTGTGTCCATAATCAGCATTTTAACGGGATTTGAAGGGAGCCTCTGGTGGTCTCCTGGGCTGAGAACTGCAGACTCTTATCCAAAACAGATGCCACAGGATGCCAGCTAGAAGCTCTTAAAGTGTGGACAACATGGCAGAGCCTCACGTCCAAAAAGGAGAGGCTCCACTGTTGATGGCGTCAGTTTCGGCTATGGGTTTAAGACAACGGAAAGACACCCGGGAAGAAGGGAGCTCTGTTAAGGAACTGACTGGGCATCTTCTTGACTGCTAACGGGTGTAGGAAGCAGCCATTTTGACTGGTTACTCGGTGGCGATGAGACAATGCCACTAAGAGGAAGGTTGGGACTGCCactccctggctgtcctctgaccccatgTGGGCAACTGcatttgcacatgcacatgcatatccACTGCACAGTGGtgaacactaaaataaaataaaataaaataaaataaaataaaataaaataaaataaaataaaataaaataaaacaaccaaacccaggagcaggagggagagttcaacggttaagaacactgactactcttgaagaggacacaggtttggttcctggaacccacattggtagttcacaactacctgtaactccagagcctggggatccaacacccttttaTGGCCTCCAGAGGCTCCtgcactcactcatacacataactgaaaaaaaatcttaaaaaaattaaaagcagagccgggcggtggtggcgcacgcctgtaatcccagcactctgggaggcagaggcaggcggatttctgagtttgaggccagcctagtctacagagtgagttccaggacagccagggctatacagggctatacagagaaactctgtctcaaaataaaataaaataaaataaaataaaataaaataaaataaaataaaataaaataaaataaaataaataaaataaaagcagtaaggacaAAGCAAGATAGTTCAACAGATAAGGTGCTGCCTGCCAAACTTGGTAATATGAACTGGATCCCAGGGCCCAGGTAGTAGTAGAAACAGtgtaagctgtcttctgacctccactagCGGATGTGAccctggcacacagacacaggcaagtaagtcaatttaataagaaataattttaagctggtcagtggtggtgctcacctttgatctcagcacttgggagccagaggcaggaagatctctgagtttgaggccagcctggtctacagagtgagttccaggacagccagggctacacagagaaaccctcgaaaaaagaaaaaagaaaaaaagaaataattttaaaagcacagTGAGGCAAAGAGCTGAGCTCCATTCCAATTCTCAGGCGAGTctaagcaactttttttttttttcatttgtttttgagacagggtctctctatatcacctaggctggtcttgaactcaaaatccTCTTGGTTGAGATTATAAGTGTGTTTCGTGGCACTGAGCTCTGAGATTGGATGTTTTAAAGGGAAATTAAAGTTTTGAAATGAGCAGGAGTTTGCTAAGAGTTAGAGACGTGAACAACATTGCATAGCAGTGGTAAAATCCAGGAGAGCTATTTCTGCTTGGTCCCAGTTACAGGAGTAAGCAATTCCATCTCACCCAAAGACTTGAGAAGACACTTCTAGCTGGGAAAGTCTCATACAGTGGCATGGAGGGATCTGCAAGAAGTGATTCCAGGACCTCTCACCGACACTCCAATCCAAGGCTACAGCAAGACTCATAATGGATGCCAGCGGCTGGAGTGGGGGTGTATCCCTGAATCCCATCACTCTTGacgtggagacaggtggatctgcATGAGGACAAGATTTGATTCAGCTACTTATGGGAGATTAAGACCAGCTGGAGTTACATGGcaaaacactatctcaaaaataataataaaggcaTGATAGCTTGTGTTTATTCTTCTGGTTGTAATATTTTCAGTGTTCAGGCAAGATGTGTGCATATGGTGGTGTTGAAATGTGTAGTAGAGAAAATAATTACTCAGACCAGAAGCTCCGGTGCCTGGGGTAAGCTCTTGATTATTCCTTGAGTAGGATCTTAACCAGGAGAGCAACTATAGGTGTTTGGTATTACCATCATGGAATTGTCCTACTAGCTAACAAATAACAGTAGCTCCTTAGACTTCTAACTTTGCTGGAGAGTTGGCAAAAAAGCACAGTATGGAGTGGACTCAGAATCTAGTTAATAAGATCAGGACTAGATAGAACCAGCCTGACTCCATCGTAGGCTTAAAAGCCATCTTACGCTAACGACAAATTAGATTTGCTCCTGTTTATGACTAAACCTCTGTTTCTTCTCAAAGATTGGGCTATGCCCCACCTGTAACCTTAAACTACAAATGGTTTTGTACTACCTGTTC containing:
- the Trim60 gene encoding tripartite motif-containing protein 60, with product MDFTALKTLQDKCTCHICLDFMEDPVTTRCGHNFCYACLNLFWNDLKGIIFCPVCHTCFPQKSFSRNYQFRNMTEIIRLLQKKRSKRKRQEEHSVCQKHDQPQILFCVKDQDVLCTQCSLSVEHQGHYTCPIKKAGSYHRKILESAIITFKCKVKQVEKKLALQHRRVLELKEENEYKKKEISYEFGQIKLFLQNEQETRLNETYIEELMALSELNGYLETLSDYVSTAKDLVKEVEAIHEGSDVTLLTSTPRAYDRLQNLRYPKPWSFRTKQYGLSLPPQYSGLDRIIEQFQTDVTFDIGTAHPQLVISEDRRSVFYKAAKQCVCASPGKFHFWPALLGCKGFHSGRWYWEVKVGDKPRWTLGVCQAHFAGDWSSQPSGFWAIGRSTENSYVTYGPTRTELLPVVQPSKVGIFLDYDLGELFFYNMSDRSLLYTFRNSFTSTLWPYFYTGTDSESLEILTTPHQTQIFTWF